The sequence TAGTATTTTGCAATGATGATATAATGTGATTGTGGATCTTACATAATACTTTACAAATCAAATTTGATGGTAAATGTTCGATTAATTTTCTTtagtaatttgattcaaatagttaaggttatttattgacactaaattaaaaaaaaatagttggaactaatttcaatgcaacatgagaaaactattgtaaataaagaattatataattacaaaaaatCGTTGTCAAAAAGTTACAAAAAGTAATggtgttaaaattgttggcaaAGGCAGCTACaaaatggcaatggtattaaaaTCGTTGCAAAAAAACAACACCGAAGGCGATGCTTTTAAACCATTGTCTTTGTTAATAGGGGTGTTTGCgtgcggtttggatcggttttgagTCAAAAACTCATCCGATCCGAACACTAATTTTgcttgcggtgcggtttggattggatgacttaaaaaaaaatccgatccgatccgatccaatttcaagcggtttagattggattggatttgcggttttgtaaattaaaaaaattaaatacatataacaagtcttaacatcaaattttaaataatcaacaataatataacaagtctcaacaatatttttaaaagccaacgataacataacaatagaaataaaattataagttagttaaaataaataaataaataacattttgaacataaaatatttattaaataataataatactgaataatataaaaatgtataataaattgaacatgttataagtataattgtaaatataataataaaataataatattatagtacATTGTGCGGTtcggattggattggatcggttatgaaaagtagatccgaaatccgatccgatccaacggtttgtaaaaaatagaatccaatcaaatccgaattagtgcggttttaatNNNNNNNNNNNNNNNNNNNNNNNNNNNNNNNNNNNNNNNNNNNNNNNNNNNNNNNNNNNNNNNNNNNNNNNNNNNNNNNNNNNNNNNNNNNNNNNNNNNNNNNNNNNNNNNNNNNNNNNNNNNNNNNNNNNNNNNNNNNNNNNNNNNNNNNNNNNNNNNNNNNNNNNNNNNNNNNNNNNNNNNNNNNNNNNNNNNNNNNNNNNNNNNNNNNNNNNNNNNNNNNNNNNNNNNNNNNNNNNNNNNNNNNNNNNNNNNNNNNNNNNNNNNNNNNNNNNNNNNNNNNNNNNNNNNNNNNNNNNNNNNNNNNNNNNNNNNNNNNNNNNNNNNNNNNNNNNNNNNNNNNNNNNNNNNNNNNNNNNNNNNNNNNNNNNNNNNNNNNNNNNNNNNNNNNNNNNNNNNNNNNNNNNNNNNNNNNNNNNNNNNNNNNNNNNNNNNNNNNNNNNNNNNNNNNNNNNNNNNNNNNNNNNNNNNNNNNNNNNNNNNNNNNNNNNNNNNNNNNNNNNNNNNNNNNNNNNNNNNNNNNNNNNNNNNNNNNNNNNNNNNNNNNNNNNNNNNNNNNNNNNNNNNNNNNNNNNNNNNNNNNNNNNNNNNNNNNNNNNNNNNNNNNNNNNNNNNNNNNNNNNNNNNNNNNNNNNNNNNNNNNNNNNNNNNNNNNNNNNNNNNNNNNNNNNNNNNNNNNNNNNNNNNNNNNNNNNNNNNNNNNNNNNNNNNNNNNNNNNNNNNNNNNNNNNNNNNNNNNNNNNNNNNNNNNNNNNNNNNNNNNNNNNNNNNNNNNNNNNNNNNNNNNNNNNNNNNNNNNNNNNNNNNNNNNNNNNNNNNNNNNNNNNNNNNNNNNNNNNNNNNNNNNNNNNNNNNNNNNNNNNNNNNNNNNNNNNNNNNNNNNNNNNNNNNNNNNNNNNNNNNNNNNNNNNNNNNNNNNNNNNNNNNNNNNNNNNNNNNNNNNNNNNNNNNNNNNNNNNNNNNNNNNNNNNNNNNNNNNNNNNNNNNNNNNNNNNNNNNNNNNNNNNNNNNNNNNNNNNNNNNNNNNNNNNNNNNNNNNNNNNNNNNNNNNNNNNNNNNNNNNNNNNNNNNNNNNNNNNNNNNNNNNNNNNNNNNNNNNNNNNNNNNNNNNNNNNNNNNNNNNNNNNNNNNNNNNNNNNNNNNNNNNNNNNNNNNNNNNNNNNNNNNNNNNNNNNNNNNNNNNNNNNNNNNNNNNNNNNNNNNNNNNNNNNNNNNNNNNNNNACTCCATTCCTGCAAAGCCTTCGCCCTCAACCAGATGTTCGTGTTCTATTTCATCTTCCTGTAAATTGTACTCGTCCAACTCCATTCCTGCAAAGCCTTCGCCCTCAACCAATCCAACTCCATGGTCTGCTTCGCCCCCAGTGGTATCTTCATCCCCGGCAACCCTATGCCAAACAACAACAATGTGGTAATTTAGCGAAACACGCAAAATTGGGGGATGTCCTTCAAAGAAAATTGCAGACATATGACGAAACAAAGGGGGATATTTGTAAATCAAGTGAAGGGTGATAATACAATGGGTACCTTCTTTCCATTTATGGAGACGGCGAAGCCATTAACTGCTGAAGACAACCGACAATGCAGATCAGGTACCGTCGTCGTCAGAGGTGAGGCTATTTGTGTACTTGGATCCGCCTAAACAGAATCATTAACACTGAGTGGGGGGGGGAGAAGAAGTTAGCTGAGTGGGGTGGTTTCAGTCATTCTCGGTGGTGGAGATAGGAAGGGACAGTGCGATTGCGACGGAGGGGAAGGGGAGGAAGAGGTTGCGATTGTGACGGAATGGAAGGGGAGGAAGAGGGTGCGATTGCGACGGGGAGGAAGGGGAGAAATAGGGCGGCAGTAATAGTTGACTAATTCTAAAAATTAAGTTAAGTGTATTCATTTCAAAAAACCAAAAAGTGACCCctataatttatataaaattgCAAAAAGAACCCagcaaaaccatgcattttaatTCTGGTCTCGCCTAGCTGACCGGTGCGCCAAACAATAAAATGGTGTTTCAGTGCGCTATGTAACCCCGCGTACCGAATCCGTGCCCAAAAGTGTAAAACtgtaaaagagaaagaaaaacatcAAGGTCGTGGTTAGAGGCTTGGTTGAGTTGCATATTATTTGCCTCCTTAATAACCACGTTTGGGTTCAAGTCTCACAGGAGATCCAATACCTCCTCTAATAGGAAACGATTAATCTGGTACCCACCTCCCTAAGGGTGGGTGAACTGAACACTAATGGAGCCTATAGGGAGAAAACAAAAGAAGCGGGGAGTGGTGGCTTGCTAAGAACACATAAAGGGGAGTGGATAGGAGGTTTTACCACAAGATTGGGAAATCGTTAAACTATGCAGGCAGAATTGTGGGGTGTTGTCCATGGGCTTAGGATGGCACGGGACTTGGGTATGAGAAGAATAGTTATAGAAGTTAATTCAATAGAAGTGTATGAGGAGATAAATCTCAAGCATAATACACAACGTTTTAACCCCCTCCTAAGAGAAATTGAGGAGCTTCAAAAAAGACCTTGGGAGCTCAACTTTCAACACACCTCAAGAGAAGGAAACATGTGCGCTGATTGGCTTGCAAAAGAAAGTTTCAAAAGGCAAAATGGGTTTGGCTTCATTGACAGTATGCTCGAAGGAATGGAGTCTCTATATATGAATGATAGAAGAGGAATAATCATTGCAGACAGTTAGTTTTGTTCTCTCTTTGGGCCTTGGCCCcaatggttcaccaaaaaataaactttgtaatcaaaataattaattaaggaacGTTGATAATAAATTTATGGtgatttatataataatttaacttaacaaattgaattaaaattttaattttttttgtgactaattaaaattttgatcGAAAAccataagaaaattaaaataaaaatcataatccTGAATCATCACTCATACGCAAGTGAATTCCCATAATAGCTCTTAAGATTCACACGATTACCTAATGTGATTTTTAAGATTCTAATTTCACCATAATGGTCTCCCAAATTGAGCTCCAAATACCATCGTGGTCCCTACTCCCTAGGCTCATTCCGGTGATGACTCAGCTGAAAATCAGGGTTCTTCAATTTCGAAACCTTGTAATTCATTAACGCAACCTTGTGATTCATAAAAAAATCAGGATTCTTCTTCACCTTCCCCTAATTTCGTTCCTTCTCCAACCATAATTTCATCCATAACCTCCTCCACTTCACCGCCACCGCTATCGCCAGAGACATTCACCTCATCGCCTCTGACTTTGCATCATTTCTTGTCACCGTCATCGAAGAAAATCGTGGCAATGGATTTCAGGTGGAAAAGCACAATCTTTAAGGCCTGCGTCTTCGAGACGTGGGGGTAGGATTTGGTGCAGTAATTCGTGTTGCTCTTTGGCAGACTCCATTGGAAAAATTAGATTCCGATTTCGAATTTTATTTTGTGATCTTTTTGTTTTGGGAAATAAAACTCTAACTCCTCTTGCTTGCAATGGAAGAGATGAACGGATAACTCAATCTTGAGTCGGATGTTTTCTTGTCTCAAAATTTTTGACCCCACCCACGAGACCCTACAACAGCACCATTGATGAagacaagaagaagatggagagggAGTTTGGAGGTGGAAAAGACGAATGGAGTGATAATCAAAACTAGGAGTGTTCGCAgtgcggtttggatcggttttgagTCAAAAACTCATCCGATCCAAACACTAATTGTACTTGCAGTGCGGTTTGGATTTGATGACTTTTAGAaaaaaatccgatccgatccgatccaatttcaagcagtttggattggattggatttgcgtttttgtaaattaaaaaaatcaaatacatataacaagtcgcagcattaaattttaaataatcaacgatgacataacaagtctcaacaatattttaagaagccaacaataacataacaatagaaataaaattataagttagttaaaataaataaataaataacattttgaacataaaatatttattaaataataataatactgaataatataaaaatgtataataaattgaacatgttataagtataattgtaaatataataataaaataataatattatagtacATTGTGCGGTtcggattggattggatcggttatgaaaagtagatccgaaatccgatccgatccaacggtttgtaaaaaatagaatccaatcaaatccgaattagtgcggttttaattGGTTTTcgatttggattggattggatgggcggtttaatttggatcggtttaAATTTTGAACACCCCTATTTGTTAATAACAAAACTACAACAATTTAAAACTGTTGCCTATCCAGTTATGGTTTTAAACCGTTACATCATGGAAGAGAACAGTTCTAAACTGTTGGCTATCTAGTAACGATtttaaaccgttctttaaaaatgGTCGTTAAAACCGTTATCTATGCCATTAACTATGGCAACGATTTTTTGTCATTGTCTTGGataaaaaaccgttgcctataaacattggcaacggccgcatataccacagaTAAAAAACTGTTGCCTAAAGATTTAGAAACAGTTTTTTATCTTTTTCGACTATTGCAAAAATCCTTATTTATTATAATATATTCATATATTACGCATGAAGAAAAGAGATAACATTTAttacttattattggttataaaattTATCTCGTCTTCTGTAAACCATTAAAAAGAACTACAAACAATAAACACAAGGATAAAATCACAAAGGTATAGTTCATGTTTTCTGGGTGTTGTTCTTATGttagtgtttttagtttttacatttttttgttttgttttgagaGACTTAGTTAATTAATACCAAAGACAACCTTACATCAGATAAAGTGTGAAATCTTGGCAGAACCCCACTTTAAGATTAGTGTGCAAAATAAATTCAAGTGATTAATTAACTTGGATCGTACTCATCCTTATTTGAGTGTATGGGCGTTTTTAGGCCACgctctgtttttgttttttgttttttttggttCGGTTTTGTGGAATTTCAGCTTGTTTATCAGAAAAGAAATACAAATGCAGAGATTAAATACTTTGCATATAATACGAAGTCAGAGTCTTCCTAGAAGATTACTTAATAATCACCTTGTCTAATTTCAAAATTGATGGAGCATTTTATGCACTTTAAGAAGTGAAGTATAATAACCAATCTATTCACaaatgataaaattaattttttacttacgacaaatattttttatgtgagaaaattataatatttaaacATTAGTTTCATTTATTTAGAAATAAATttgttaatatttatttttttaataaaaatagcaGTTGACTACTAGTTTACTGAACTATCATTATTAAAGAATGACTCCAGTTTACTGCAACCAAAGTTTTGGATGAGTGGTTAAATATGTTGTATCGGGTTCAAATCTTGACGATGGCTAAACAATAGATAGACTACTAATATACAGGTGCACTTTCATTGCCTAATTTTCTCGGTCGTATGGTTTTCTAAAGTCTAAACATGTAGTGACACCAAATATGTAATGAACCAACCATTTAGAACTTGTCAAGAATTTCATTGTATAACTATATACAAACCTAtgcaaaaattaattataattgaaaTGTGAAACATTATTGTACTTTATTCGGGGCCATCCTTGTTGTTGGTGTATACTCAAGCACATCATACATCAGTAGTGGCGTGCATTTCCATTCGAGGACTGTTATGATGTCTTCCATGTAAGAATGTTTGTGCAAATTTGAAATTGGTATATTGGTATATATATGGTGTTTGTATAGAAGGATCCATGGATTTAATGCAAACGCTTACAACTGTATGTTAATAAGTTGCTTGCCACGCGCCATTCACAAGCTATCTTCCTCGCTCATAACTCATAACCGTCATATATTTAGGCACTCCTCCACATACATAGTCTCAATTTTTTTGTTGCAAACTAAAGAAGCAATATCCATGCATCTCGCAATATTAATAAgagttttataattaaaattttatattgaaaaattaaaattaatttgtgtTTTACTATATTTGTAATTTTGTACTTGGATGAGTAACTTTAATACATGCCTTTAGAAAGACTTTAATAAAAACAAACTGGACTAAAACGATGGACTTTGGGGGGGAGGGGGAGGGGGGTGTTTGAGGTTCtaaaaattacataaatattttTAGTATTGAGATTAGATTTATTTAATCaaaccttttttttcttcttttgattggttgtctttttttttttttcgtcaaGTTATATCCTAAATTACTAACACACACTCGTCCAGTCGTCCCTTTATAAGTTTCATATGTTGGCCAATACTACTGTGATGAAGGATATATTTTTCTTTAGCTTCTGAAGAGACGTGGATAAGCAAACTGCTGAACATGTGTTATCTTGTTTCTCGAGGAGGCAAGGACGACACGTCCTGACTGAAATCAAAGGCTGCAGACTATGACGCATGAGGAAAAACGAAAATTAAATCAAGTAAGTATAATTTTGTGTTAATGATTATGATTATATTTTTGGACTTTTTTATTGCTTAGTAACATTTTTTGTTATGTTATAGTGTGAgctattttgttattttattgtGTTATGggtatttgatttttaatttttattcattaGACCTAGTATGAATCGGAATTGTTTTTTTGTTGCGGAaggtagaaaaaaaatattagttattGTACATTTGATTAGTTTATATTATTAAATAGAttatctaataaaaataaaaatttttcatttttcgaattttgaattttttttttacaaataaaaattaatttattttagttttatagtAAATAAATTGGTTAGTTTCATTTCacaattctatttttttctttaatatttaataatgtggttaaatattttttattcgtgtttttttattttgttaatcattttattcttgatttgttggtttttattttattgccatttagaaaatacaaaataacaaaaatatctatttttttgtatttacatactttcattttATGTTGTCGTGTTATACTTTGGAGTACCACAGATATACGAGACAAAAACAAGTAACAAAAATTCATATTGTAAGACAAAatgaatatataaaatatattaatatagATTTAAGACTTAAGATGATGTGTATTTGTTTTTTTCTCAAAAAAATtagtttataaatttaaaattcgtgaatattaattgaaaattgacataaaatttagtataaattaaattatttgaaaataagaactataaaaaaaattaaatttgatattattattattttattttttatttctcacAGTATCCCCAACCCAATAAGTCAATGACTAATCCGCTACGGTATTAAACTTCATCTAAGGGTTTGTTGTTGGCCAATGCGCTGCTGCATGTATAAAGCGGGATTCGAAATCTCGATACTTACTTAGGCAACTAGTGAACTAACCACTAAACCAACCCATTTtgattttattcttattattgtTATTGGTGTTGTTGTTCATATTTTAGATGGgctattgttgttgttttctaaCTAAAATTTATTATCACGATAAGTTTCACAAAATTTGAAGTCACAgcaaaaaaaatcagccaattcTACTTAACCAAAAATTATCTctacaacaacaaaaaaatcGAATTAATTAATAATCACATTAATCATTGTGTAAATCACCATTACTATGACACTTCCCACCAAATATTGTCGTCTAACACCAATGCTTTCATCTAACAGCAATCCAAACCCAAATATTGTCGTCTGCGTATGATTATTCGAACCAGAAAATATCACCAACGGTTTCtgatatttatttcttttttgtaGATCAAATCAAAAGCAAGAACGTTTTCAAAGTATTGGTAATCAACCCTACTGCCACTGTCAGCCCAAAACATATTCGTTAGCATATTATCCTTAGTAACATTATACCTTGCCATAAAAATATGGTTCAGCCAAAGAAGATCTAGCTTTTTCCAAAAAAGTTACACGTAGTGGTGAGGAGTCTCCCTAATTTTCAATCACCATAATCATGCTATCTTCAGAAAGAGATTATGTCCATATAAAAACCTTAGCCATCTCTTCCAAATTGATCCCCTCCTTGTTCCCAGATACAACCCCCACCACACACACTCTcctccttattattattattattattattattattattattattcgaattGGTTTAATTCAAATcatcatgtaattcgaaccaacttaCTTCGAATTACAGAGAACGCCGTCTTCTTGAGTAATTCGAACTCACTTAGTTCGAATAATGCTCAATTGTAGTTCGAACCATATAAATTCGAATTACATCCATCACGTGTTCCATCATAATTCGAACTCCATTGGTTCAAATTACATATTTTTCTAATTCGAACCaaactggttcgaattatataataatatattttggcTGATTCGTAAATTAATTTTAAGTTTAGCTGATTCATGTAATTTCTTCCCTCCCTTGATTTAATTGTgttttttacccttttttttatatgacctatttttattttttcaacttAGCTTCTGTTACCTCCGAATCATTGTATGCATGACGTGAGAGGCCCTTTACCCCTCATTCTTAAAAGTTTGCCTTTCCAAATTAGAGGCAGTGAAAACTAAATGGTACATTCAATTGTGCTTACAAATTAGTACCTAAattttatctaatttaatttttgtaataagcttttattttaaaaaaatatttatttttatattttttaaattaaatattaatttttaattttttttaataagtagATACTACTTTTTATACTTTTCCTTTTAAATACCATAACATTCACCAAACTAAATACTGATGTACAATAATATTTATTCCGAAGGAAAAACcgctttttctgtttttcattgatgtatattatattaatttGACAAAATAGCAGACTCCATGGGAACACATTTTCACATCACAAGATTACAACACAAACACAGGAACAAAACATAATTTGACCGACTAAGACTCCAATACCCATTATCAACCTAACTCACAGACCCTTTAGCACTTAATCGACTTCTTCCATCTTACTTTCCTCGGCACCATCCTCTTCCAGTGCTGGGATGTCAGCATCGTCCCCACCAGTTTCATCCTCATCGATGCTCAAACCCAGCTTCAACATCCTGTGGATTCTTGCAGCAAAGGTGTTTGGATCATCAAGGCTGAAACCAGAAGTCAAAAGAGCGGTCTCAAAGAGAAGCAGCACAAGATCCTTTACTGACTTGTCATTCTTGTCAGCTTCTGCCCTCTTCCTCAGTTCTTCCATAATGCCATTGTCAGGGTTGATCTCCATAGTCTTCTTGCTAGACATGTAGCCAGCCATGCTGTTATCTCTCAAGGCCTGAGCCTTCATAATCCT is a genomic window of Arachis ipaensis cultivar K30076 chromosome B06, Araip1.1, whole genome shotgun sequence containing:
- the LOC107646611 gene encoding heat shock protein 82-like; amino-acid sequence: MERIMKAQALRDNSMAGYMSSKKTMEINPDNGIMEELRKRAEADKNDKSVKDLVLLLFETALLTSGFSLDDPNTFAARIHRMLKLGLSIDEDETGGDDADIPALEEDGAEESKMEEVD